Genomic DNA from Cryptosporangium minutisporangium:
CGTCCCCGGCCGCGAGAACGCGCCGGTCGACTTCATGTCTCCCTATCCGGCGTCGGTGTTCAAGCTGATGGTGGCTTTCGGGGTGTTACGCCTGGTCGACCGCGGCGACCTCGCCCTGACCGACCGGCACGCGTACGCGCCGGTGGGGGAGCAGAGCCCGATCTGCGAAGGGCCACGGTCAGCGACGATCCGCACCTTCCTGGACGAGATGATCACGGTCTCGTCCAATCCCGCGGCCTGCGCGATGGTGAAGTTGCTCCACGATCACGACGCGATCGACGAGCTGAACAGCACCTTCGCGTCCCTCGGCCTGGGCACCCTCCAGCTCCGCGGTACCGATTCCCGTACCGGCGGCAACTGGACGAACGAGATCACGATGAGCTCGCTCGACACCGCGAAGCTGCTACTCCTCCTGGCTAGCGCGGAGCCCGGAGCGCTCTGGCGCGCCCCGGACGGGACGCCGGTGACGCGGAACGTGCTGAGTCCGGAGTCCCAGGCCACCTTCCTCGGGCTGTTGCGGGCGCAGGGACTCAATCAGGTCCTCTCGACCACGAACTGGTGCGGCCGGCCGTATCCGGCCGAGGGCATTCCCCAGACGACCCCGGCGCGGTGGATGGATCCGCAGGACGGAACGGTGCGGCTCCCCGACCATCACTACGGACGCGACGTCCGGCCGTGCAACGACTCCGCCGAGGTGACGTTCGCCCACAAGACCGGACTCGCCGAGACCTCGGGGAGCGACGCCGGGATCGTGACGTCGCTGCAGGGTAAGCCCTGGCGGTCGTACGTCGTGGTGGTCCAGTCCAACCTCGGGAGCCGATTCGTCGACCCGGCTCGGCCGAAAGACCCACCGGGCGTCGATCCGGTCGAGTACTCCCAGAAGTTCGGCGAGCTCGGTAAGGCCATCGACGACGCGGTGACGGCCCACCGCAACCCGGCGAGCGGGCAACGCCCGTGAGGGCGCCTCGTGCCTCGGGCACCACCCGCCGTACGCGGCTGCGGGTCCACATCACTGTCCGTTGCGCCCCGGGGGACGCTCTGCGCAGCGCGTTTACCGGCTTCCAGCCGCTGGGAAAGCTCATGACCAGCGGGGATCCCCGTCGCCGACCGGAGGTTTCCGGCGTGTGTCCACCGCCACCGTTAAACGGTTTGCGCTCCGGCGGTTGTGTCGCGTAAATTTCTCAAGGCCCGCAGGGGAGACGGACAGACGCCAGACGCGCAAGCGGCTGGTCGGCCGGCCCGCGGGCGAACAGCCGAACTGACCGATGCTGGTGAACGATACTGGCTCGGGTG
This window encodes:
- a CDS encoding serine hydrolase — encoded protein: MTLRAVRRALTAGFLAMVILLGGLVSGERLEPGRPPGLDPTQISWRDERLARDLLQVVNDRSFVDLVDVRFLGLPLPPVLGLVPNVDTTVIELDARGRPLAAATVLVSPRYRDGLVIPLDENLSTDAVRWRRWDDAAWSDNAGQGTVDIVPGRENAPVDFMSPYPASVFKLMVAFGVLRLVDRGDLALTDRHAYAPVGEQSPICEGPRSATIRTFLDEMITVSSNPAACAMVKLLHDHDAIDELNSTFASLGLGTLQLRGTDSRTGGNWTNEITMSSLDTAKLLLLLASAEPGALWRAPDGTPVTRNVLSPESQATFLGLLRAQGLNQVLSTTNWCGRPYPAEGIPQTTPARWMDPQDGTVRLPDHHYGRDVRPCNDSAEVTFAHKTGLAETSGSDAGIVTSLQGKPWRSYVVVVQSNLGSRFVDPARPKDPPGVDPVEYSQKFGELGKAIDDAVTAHRNPASGQRP